From the Xiphophorus maculatus strain JP 163 A chromosome 20, X_maculatus-5.0-male, whole genome shotgun sequence genome, one window contains:
- the LOC102231870 gene encoding filamin-binding LIM protein 1-like, whose protein sequence is MASAAPQKRMVSSVFITLSSPHRATVTQQQQPALRSHSGPDRQHSAAGDDLSSLRQRAAETSPTSTDRNWTGVGPRAKASGPQSQPQPASTGPTKAEVQEKNRNSSELFPPPPPDVLPSSFSKDAALPPPPPPPPSLISPLRPQSPDQLPVSNKEVKAFSPTRGSKHNEETNGIHRNSHDATTESKDLCGFCRKPMTLSEPAIEALNRIYHEGCFQCRSCHVPLAGKQYYNKAGIPLCEGCYQASLELCWTCGEIITDQIIRAIERTYHPSCFTCTTCNQQIGAQAFAQGDVGEVYCLQDYYRKYAPMCSACDQLIIPKEDGTDSYTVECLGRSYHENCYRCEDCGIQLSPEPNERGCYPLEGKMLCKACHVSLVSGQQ, encoded by the exons ATGGCATCAGCAGCTCCCCAGAAAAGGATGGTCTCGTCCGTCTTCATCACGCTGTCGTCCCCTCACCGAGCCACCgtgacacagcagcagcagccggcCCTCCGCAGCCACAGCGGCCCAGACAGGCAGCACAGCGCTGCAGGTGATGACCTCTCCTCCCTCAGGCAGAGAGCAGCGGAGACGTCACCCACTAGCACTGACAGAAACTGGACCGGTGTGGGGCCCCGGGCCAAAGCGTCCGGCCCTCAGAGTCAACCCCAGCCTGCCTCAACAGGACCCACCAAAGCCGAGGTGcaggagaaaaacaggaactctTCAG AgcttttccctcctcctcctcctgacgTTCTACCTTCATCGTTCTCTAAAGATgcagctcttcctcctcctcctcctcctcctccgtccCTGATCTCTCCCCTCCGTCCACAGAGTCCCGACCAGCTCCCAGTTTCCAACAAAGAG GTGAAAGCATTTTCACCAACCAGAGGCTCAAAACATAATGAAGAAACTAACGGGATTCACAGAAACAGCCACGACGCGACCACAGAGAGCAAAG ATTTGTGTGGCTTCTGTCGGAAACCCATGACCCTTTCTGAACCTGCGATAGAAGCCCTGAACAGGATTTACCACGAGGGCTGCTTCCAGTGCAGATCCTGCCACGTTCCCCTGGCTGGGAAGCAGTACTACAACAAGGCAGGAATCCCTCTGTGTGAAGGCTGCTATCAG gcCAGTTTGGAGCTGTGCTGGACGTGCGGGGAGATTATCACCGACCAGATAATCCGTGCAATAGAGCGAACGTACCATCCCTCCTGTTTCACCTGCACAACATGCAACCAGCAAATTGGAGCGCAAGCTTTTGCTCAGGGGGACGTTGGTGAAGTTTACTGTCTGCAGGACTactacag GAAATATGCTCCGATGTGTAGTGCCTGTGACCAGCTCATCATTCCTAAAGAAGATGGTACTGATAGCTACACTGTTGAGTGTCTGGGGCGCTCCTACCATGAGAACTGCTACAGATGTGAG gACTGTGGCATCCAGCTCTCCCCTGAACCAAACGAGCGCGGCTGCTATCCTTTGGAAGGGAAAATGTTGTGCAAAGCCTGCCATGTCAGCCTGGTTTCTGGGCAGCAGTAA